The Erythrolamprus reginae isolate rEryReg1 unplaced genomic scaffold, rEryReg1.hap1 H_1, whole genome shotgun sequence genome includes a region encoding these proteins:
- the LOC139155262 gene encoding serine/arginine repetitive matrix protein 2-like isoform X1 — MYNGIGLPTPRGSGTNGYVQRNLSAVRHKKDRTDYKSEEELRKLESSLVKKPNQDILDHERKRKVELKCLELAELMEEQGYGEGEIQEKVATFRMMLLEKDVAIVKEGEQQQKSSITETHQLAEANEKKNERLRAAFGISDSYVDGSSFDPNRRAKEAATAAVAKQQQEQQKQYSLIKDSSSSRSPSPKQKKKKKKKGRDRTESRSPSRRERKKSSKKKKHRSESKKRKHRSPSPKSKHKSKEKKRKRSTSESASQKDRRDRSSSPDGSSSSDASHSRSGSPIVQKRSSLRQRSKSPSSSRKQDTEMVSKNLGEKERSSSAEPAQRGRSTSPRESRENREKLSKDSPVRESLQHSPSPSSPAKEKERDKDRKSVRHGGRKSTPSLEHDPKGMHHSPMPNDHSREKCPPSKEKRSPSCSSPSVKKQSEDRNGTLPPSKAKISPDGKEELTASSSASKAVETKLKKMPREDSTSQRSPSSESGSCSSSSSSPSPPTKPAPVSRNCSPEVLPKRQDKEKASAQREKSSSSPEISRSGQKQSSKTSRRERSSTPPAKGSKSRISRRDKSLSQTPTTRRGRSRSRTPPKRVRSRTRTPPRRGRSRSQRRARSRSRTPLRRGRSRTPQWRGRSRTPQRWGRSRSRTPPRWGRSRTPQRRGWSRSRTPQRHGWSRSRNSGRWGRSRTPPRRGRSRSRTPRRGRSRSRSPPRRVRSRSRTQPRRGRSRTRTPPRRGRSSSSPRREKSLISARRSRSVSSPDRKVSRIPDSRRSRSNSSTRMRERTRKVIRRSLSGSSPESRRLRASPRRSRSGSLPKTKKKTLLSPRRSRSGSSPRSRKKRLRTPPRRSRSTSPRIKKKSRLSVRRSRSGSSPRPKKKSRSPTRRSQSKSPPVLKNKTRMSPRSSCGSSPRLTRNSEVSSAAEEKAKSTKRSRAGSSPAVRNKSQSPSRQSISGSSPEPEIRLPRRRNRSESSPEVKTKSRTGSSPMLKKETGPSPRQSRSGSSQSSAKENSLSPVRRAASPESKSASPLQQSRAGRSVGTKEKPRSPHRRQSKSRSPPALRETSLSPLRPIAPGSSLETKKKSSSLDKCKNNSLELKKTRSSPRQSTSGSSPMTKEQSRSPTRTKSRYSPEMTESSPLKQVRCGLSPQAAQEKSPSRRSESRPSPELNGKSKSPPKQNKFEEVKTKSGSSPGHNKSSSMAVTESASLPCQKNKSGSSLSGKEKMQPSKQMPSESSPVLKKTDIPSRRSRSGSSSSSSSSSSSSSSSSSSSSSSSSSTSSSTSPEDNKSQSPPKLSRSAGLSINKNKPVSSPMQGKVYSPPEPENSTFATVTKHNRPGSSPEIKDTSKVAVMGPRSPLEKKGSFKESSRRSRSGSYSGITEKPKIPSSESSLDSSPEWKEKTQSRSVSPVRPRIKSKTPPRRRTSRSPPKSRPKSRTPPKRGRSGSPPRPKLKSRTPPRRRRSGSSPRPRIKSRTPPRRRRSGSSPRSQIKSRTPLRHHCRAGSSPRPRRKSRTPPRRRRSGSWAREKSRTPITRRLRSVSPVSPRRKSRTPPRRGRSRSLSREKSRTSTHPHRSASSSYGDKPRTSLRQERSGSPSWRSHSRSLSRRRDKSRGSVRRERSVSPPVRSRSRSSSRQEKSKPPFRGHSQSPVQMLPLSPERTATSRNASRSPPRLDASRITTTYKGTGSRVSPDCQSSPVRKHSRSGSQEACPSPGRKSRSPPVLERYPKSDLQEKPASSSLWHSKNNVAIPCALTPPCEESSKLRKGLSPDLPVLHDLPPASKNGDSIAIRKSPGHRNQSMHQDVIKDDAGVGASLSGRSGSHAGSLSPVKAKLSSHSSSSSSASSSSSASSSPLPALISVLVPSPKEEEIVSEGKIADRSEVHLPTLEAESHVASVMEDDTTSSCPTVLQLDLPSPPPSAPPKAKRSSSASSTSSSSSSSSSSSSSSSTSDSESSSSESSPHDQATKDLEVEIEQKQPPSPVLKETKSDEQPLEMDKRKRRSQSSSSTSSSSSSSSSSSSSASSSSSSSSSSSSSSSPMPVPKTGLQAVMKAPVKMKPSPEKRKSRSPRKPIDSLRDSRSLSYSPEERRQISPPTQPASAPRDRRRDRSKDRSLQRNRRSNSRSPGRKRRRKSPSPRAPRRRTSRSP; from the exons ATGTACAATGGGATAGGACTCCCCACTCCCCGGGGCAGCGGCACTAACGGTTACGTGCAACGGAACCTCTCGGCTGTGCGTCACAAGAAGGATCGGACTGACTACAAATCAGAAGAGGAGCTGAGGAAACTGGAGTCATCTTTGGTTAAAAAACCTAACCAGGACATCCTGGATCACGAGCGCAAAAGAAAGGTTGAATTGAAATGCTTAGAACTGGCTGAACTCATGGAAGAGCAAGG GTATGGAGAAGGGGAGATTCAGGAGAAAGTGGCCACTTTTCGGATGATGCTTCTGGAAAAAGATGTGGCAATTGTCAAAGAGGGGGAACAGCAGCAGAAGTCTAG TATTACAGAGACCCATCAGCTGGCCGAGGCCAATGAAAAGAAGAATGAGAGGCTGCGAGCTGCTTTTGGGATCAGTGACAGTTATGTGGATGGCAGCTCTTTTGACCCCAACCGCAGGGCCAAGGAGGCAGCAACAGCTGCTGTGGCTAAACAACAGCAGGAGCAGCAGAAGCAATACAG TCTTATAAAAGACTCCAGCAGTTCCAGGTCACCATCTccaaaacaaaagaagaagaagaaaaagaagggcaGAGACAG GACTGAGAGCAGATCACCTTCtcgaagagaaaggaaaaaaagctcaaagaaaaagaaacacag ATCAGAATCAAAGAAAAGGAAGCATAG ATCTCCAAGTCCCAAAAGCAAACACAAATCCAAGGAAAAGAAACGGAAGAG GTCCACCAGTGAGTCTGCATCTCAGAAAGACCGTCGGGATCGCTCTTCCTCCCCAGATGGCTCTTCTTCATCAGATGCTTCCCATAGCAG ATCAGGAAGCCCTATTGTTCAGAAAAGGAGCTCCCTTAGGCAGCGGAGCAAGTCTCCATCAAGTTCGCGAAAACAAGACACCGAAATGGTTTCTAAGAATTTGGGAGAAAAAGAACGTTCATCTTCTGCTGAGCCTGCCCAGCGAGGCAGGAGCACAAGTCCTCGAGAAAGCAGAGAAAACCGAGAG AAATTATCCAAGGATTCTCCGGTACGTGAGAGCCTTCAGCATTCTCCAAGTCCTTCATCTCctgccaaagagaaagaaagagacaaggataGAAAGTCTGTTCGGCATGGGGGTCGAAAATCCACCCCCTCACTTGAGCATGATCCAAAGGGCATGCATCATTCACCTATGCCGAATGATCATTCTCGAGAAAAGTGTCCCCCTTCTAAAGAGAAGAGGTCTCCTTCCTGTTCCTCTCCATCTGTTAAGAAGCAGTCTGAAGACCGTAATGGGACTCTGCCTCCATCGAAGGCTAAGATTTCTCCTGATGGCAAGGAGGAGCTTACAGCTTCCTCATCTGCTTCTAAGGCTGTTGAGACCAAATTGAAGAAGATGCCTCGCGAGGACTCTACATCTCAGCGCTCACCTTCTTCAGAGAGTGGTAGttgctcttcttcctcctcttctccttccccacCAACTAAGCCTGCTCCAGTTTCTCGCAACTGTTCTCCAGAGGTCCTTCCCAAAAGGCAAGACAAAGAGAAAGCCTCTGCCCAGCGAGAGAAATCTAGTTCATCCCCTGAAATCTCTCGTTCTGGACAAAAGCAGTCTTCTAAGACATCTCGACGTGAACGATCTAGCACCCCACCAGCTAAAGGCTCCAAATCAAGAATCAGTCGGAGGGACAAATCTCTCTCTCAAACACCCACTACACGTAGAGGTAGATCACGGTCCCGAACCCCACCTAAAAGAGTTAGATCACGCACACGTACCCCACCAAGAAGGGGAAGGTCTCGTTCTCAGAGACGTGCTCGATCCCGTTCACGCACACCTTTGCGAAGGGGACGTTCTCGAACTCCCCAGTGGCGAGGCCGCTCAAGAACACCTCAGCGATGGGGTAGATCCCGTTCTCGCACACCTCCCAGATGGGGTCGATCTCGTACACCTCAAAGGCGTGGTTGGTCTCGTTCTAGAACTCCTCAAAGGCATGGATGGTCTAGAAGCAGAAATAGTGGAAGATGGGGCAGGTCGCGAACACCACCAAGAAGAGGGAGGTCACGTTCAAGAACACCAAGAAGAGGCAGGTCTAGATCAAGAAGTCCACCCAGGCGAGTAAGGTCCCGCTCTAGAACACAACCAAGAAGAGGCAGATCTAGGACTAGGACACCTCCTAGGAGAGGAAGATCAAGCTCGTCTCCAAGAAGAGAGAAATCCTTGATTTCAGCCAGACGAAGCAGATCTGTGTCATCTCCAGATCGGAAAGTTTCCAGAATTCCAGACTCTAGGAGGAGTCGATCTAATTCATCTACAAGAATGAGGGAAAGAACTAGAAAAGTGATAAGACGTAGTCTTTCTGGTTCCTCTCCTGAATCAAGAAGGTTAAGAGCATCTCCCAGACGTAGTCGCTCTGGATCACTTccaaaaactaaaaagaaaactCTGTTGTCTCCAAGAAGGAGTCGTTCAGGTTCTTCTCCAAGGTCAAGAAAGAAAAGATTGAGAACGCCTCCAAGGCGCAGTCGTTCTACTTCtccaagaataaaaaagaaatcgaGATTAAGTGTCAGACGAAGTAGATCTGGTTCTTCTCCAAGACCAAAAAAGAAATCGAGATCACCTACTAGGCGTAGCCAATCCAAGTCACCTCCAGTCCTCAAAAACAAAACCAGAATGTCCCCTCGGAGCAGTTGTGGTTCATCGCCTAGGCTTACAAGGAATTCTGAAGTTTCTTCAGCAGCTGAAGAAAAAGCTAAAAGTACAAAAAGAAGTCGAGCTGGTTCCTCTCCAGCAGTGCGAAATAAATCACAGTCTCCTTCAAGACAAAGTATATCTGGGTCTTCTCCAGAACCAGAGATAAGATTACCAAGAAGGCGAAACAGATCTGAGTCTTCTCCAGAAGTGAAAACAAAGTCAAGGACAGGATCATCCCCAATGCTGAAAAAGGAAACGGGACCATCTCCAAGGCAAAGTCGGTCTGGTTCCAGTCAATCATCAGCAAAGGAAAACTCCTTATCCCCAGTAAGGCGAGCAGCTTCTCCAGAATCAAAGTCTGCATCTCCACTGCAGCAAAGCAGAGCTGGAAGGTCTGTAGGGACAAAAGAAAAACCTAGATCACCTCACCGAAGGCAGAGCAAGTCTAGATCACCTCCAGCTTTGAGAGAGACATCTCTTTCTCCTTTAAGACCAATTGCACCTGGATCTTCATTAGAAACCAAGAAGAAATCATCTTCACTTgataaatgcaaaaataattcCTTGGAATTAAAGAAGACTAGGTCATCTCCAAGGCAAAGCACATCTGGCTCTTCTCCAATGACCAAAGAACAGTCAAGATCACCTACCAGGACCAAGTCAAGATACTCTCCTGAGATGACAGAATCTTCCCCTTTGAAGCAAGTCAGATGTGGACTGTCCCCTCAGGCAGCACAAGAGAAATCTCCCTCCAGGAGAAGTGAATCCAGGCCATCCCCTGAGCTAAATGGCAAATCTAAATCTCCTCCAAAGCAAAATAAATTTGAAGAAGTGAAAACAAAATCCGGATCTTCTCCAGGGCACAACAAGTCCAGCTCCATGGCAGTAACAGAAAGTGCTTCACTTCCATGCCAAAAGAATAAATCAGGTTCATCTCTCTCTGGAAAAGAAAAAATGCAACCTTCAAAACAAATGCCATCTGAATCATCACCAGTACTTAAAAAAACAGATATTCCATCAAGGCGAAGTAGATctggttcttcctcttcctcttcctcctcttcttcctcttcctcctcctcctcttcctcctcctcctcctcttcctcttctacttCTTCATCAACATCTCCAGAAGATAATAAATCTCAGTCACCTCCCAAACTTAGTCGCTCTGCAGGATTGTCAATCAACAAAAATAAACCAGTTTCATCCCCAATGCAAGGCAAAGTATATTCACCTCCAGAACCAGAGAACAGTACATTTGCAACAGTTACAAAGCACAATAGACCTGGATCTTCTCCGGAAATAAAAGACACTTCTAAAGTTGCAGTGATGGGACCCAGATCACCTTTAGAAAAGAAAGGGTCATTTAAAGAGTCATCTCGAAGAAGTAGATCAGGTTCTTATTCTGGAATTACagagaagccaaaaataccctctaGTGAGAGCAGTTTGGATTCTTCTCCCGAATGGAAAGAGAAAACTCAGAGTAGATCTGTGTCACCAGTCAGACCAAGAATAAAATCAAAAACACCTCCAAGACGTAGAACATCAAGGTCGCCCCCTAAATCTAGACCAAAATCCAGGACACCTCCAAAGCGTGGCCGGTCTGGATCTCCACCAAGACctaagttgaagtccagaacGCCTCCAAGACGCCGTAGGTCTGGCTCATCTCCGAGACCCAGAATAAAATCTAGAACACCTCCCAGACGACGTAGATCTGGGTCATCTCCAAGGTCCCAAATAAAATCCAGAACACCACTCCGACATCACTGCAGAGCTGGATCATCTCCAAGACCTAGAAGGAAATCTAGAACCCCTCCACGACGACGTAGATCTGGATCATGGGCaagagaaaaatctagaacaccaATTACAAGAAGACTGAGGTCTGTATCACCAGTGAGTCCTAGACGCAAATCTCGAACACCTCCAAGACGTGGACGGTCCAGATCACTCTCCAGAGAGAAATCACGCACCAGCACACATCCACATCGATCTGCATCATCATCCTATGGTGACAAGCCCAGAACATCTTTGCGCCAAGAAAGATCTGGCTCTCCCTCCTGGAGGAGTCACTCCCGTTCACTCTCCAGGCGACGAGATAAATCTCGTGGTTCGGTGCGAAGGGAACGTTCAGTTTCCCCTCCAGTTAGAAGCCGTTCAAGATCATCTTCTCGTCAGGAGAAATCTAAACCACCATTCAGAGGTCATTCCCAATCACCAGTACAGATGTTGCCGTTGTCCCCAGAGAGGACTGCAACAAGTCGGAATGCGTCCCGTTCACCACCCAGATTAGATGCATCACGTATAACCACAACATACAAAGGTACTGGGTCCAGAGTGTCCCCTGATTGTCAGTCATCTCCTGTGAGGAAGCATTCCAGATCAGGCTCCCAGGAAGCCTGCCCATCTCCAGGAAGAAAGTCTCGCTCTCCTCCTGTTCTAGAAAGATACCCCAAGTCTGACCTCCAAGAGAAGCCAGCAAGCTCTTCTCTTTGGCACAGCAAAAACAATGTTGCCATTCCTTGCGCTTTAACTCCACCATGTGAGGAATCTTCTAAATTGCGAAAGGGCCTCTCTCCTGATCTACCTGTGCTACATGACCTGCCTCCAGCATCAAAGAATGGTGATTCTATAGCCATCCGAAAGAGCCCAGGACATAGGAATCAGAGCATGCACCAAGATGTAATTAAAGATGATGCAGGAGTTGGTGCATCTTTGTCAGGGAGAAGCGGTTCTCATGCAGGCTCCCTCTCTCCTGTAAAAGCTAAATTGTcgtcccactcctcctcctcctcctctgcttcctcctcctcctctgcttcctcaaGTCCCTTACCAGCATTAATTTCTGTCCTAGTGCCCTCCCCTAAAGAAGAGGAGATTGTATCTGAAGGAAAAATAGCAGACAGGTCTGAGGTGCACTTGCCTACCCTTGAGGCTGAGTCGCATGTGGCTTCTGTCATGGAGGATGACACTACCAGTAGCTGTCCCACAGTCCTACAGCTTGATCTTCCCTCTCCTCCACCTTCTGCCCCTCCGAAAGCAAAGAGAAGTTCATCTGCTTCGTCTAccagctcttcatcatcctcgtcttcctcctcctcctcctcttcttcaactTCTGATTCTGAGTCCAGTTCATCTGAGTCCAGTCCCCATGATCAAGCAACAAAGGATCTTGAGGTCGAGATTGAACAGAAACA ACCACCAAGCCCAGTGCTAAAAGAGACTAAAAGTGATGAGCAACCATTAGAAATGGACAAACGTAAGCGCCGTTCTCAAAGCTCAAGCAGTACAAGCAGCAGCTCTTCTTCTTCGTCATCGTCCTCTTCTTCAGCCTCTTCatcttcctcatcttcctcctcttcgtcatcttcctcctcccccatgCCAGTGCCTAAAACAGGACTCCAGGCAGTGATGAAGGCCCCCGTGAAGATGAAACCATCTCCAGAGAAGAGAAA GTCACGCAGCCCTAGAAAACCAATTGATTCATTGAGAGATTCCCGCTCTCTGAGCTACTCCCCAGAAGAACGGCGTCAGATTTCCCCTCCTACCCAACCAGCCTCTGCGCCAAGGGATCGGCGTAG AGACAGATCTAAGGATAGGTCCCTGCAGAGAAACAGACGAAGCAACAGCAGGTCCCCAGGACGAAAACGGCGACGCAAATCTCCCAGTCCCCGAGCTCCTCGTCGCAGAACTTCAAG GTCCCCGTAA